A part of Amblyraja radiata isolate CabotCenter1 chromosome 23, sAmbRad1.1.pri, whole genome shotgun sequence genomic DNA contains:
- the bcl2l1 gene encoding bcl-2-like protein 1 has translation MCSSSELVMHFLRYRLQQRGHSWSRLCEQDGAAERALNSDVAADFNDRHEAERTCQALREAAEEFELRYRRAFSDLSAQLRVTPDTAYRRFEQVVGELFRDGVNWGRLVAFFCFGAALSVESAEKEMGALVPRIAHWMSTYLESNLEPWIQQHGGWDAFVVLYGNNAAARNRELQEKAMKWFVSLMALGATLAVAAYVARRR, from the exons ATGTGCAGCAGCAGTGAGCTCGTCATGCACTTCCTGCGCTACAGACTGCAGCAGCGTGGCCACAGTTGGAGCCGGCTGTGTGAACAGGATGGCGCGGCCGAACGGGCACTCAACTCTGATGTCGCCGCTGATTTCAATGACAGGCACGAGGCCGAACGCACCTGCCAGGCCCTGCGAGAGGCCGCCGAGGAATTCGAGCTGCGCTACCGCCGGGCCTTCAGCGATCTGTCCGCTCAGCTGCGCGTCACCCCGGACACTGCTTACCGGCGTTTCGAGCAGGTTGTGGGCGAGCTGTTCCGCGACGGCGTCAACTGGGGCCGGTTGGTCGCATTCTTCTGCTTCGGGGCGGCGCTGAGTGTGGAGAGCGCCGAGAAGGAGATGGGTGCACTGGTGCCACGGATCGCCCATTGGATGAGCACCTACCTGGAAAGTAATCTGGAACCGTGGATCCAACAACACGGCGGCTGG GATGCCTTTGTGGTGCTATATGGGAATAATGCTGCTGCACGTAACCGTGAGTTACAGGAGAAGGCCATGAAATGGTTTGTGTCACTAATGGCTTTGGGTGCAACACTAGCCGTTGCTGCGTATGTGGCCCGGAGAAGGTAA